A section of the Labeo rohita strain BAU-BD-2019 unplaced genomic scaffold, IGBB_LRoh.1.0 scaffold_82, whole genome shotgun sequence genome encodes:
- the LOC127162045 gene encoding uncharacterized protein LOC127162045 produces the protein MEVDQGHYLLDGGQNRTGRDWTGEKTEFNKQLGTINWLGLIGGAGVSNCTWCILKRVIVNSLAKNHWSRINGKTVATLQLREVVIGEETNRRICCGRSIASGVQDLNQEVGHQITRCGVAALDVSWFDISKYFFPAAEFIHQALSKPENKVLVHCRQGVSRSSTLFLAYLMIHHDMTVEDAIDRVIRERQIQPNIGFLNQLTLLDLNLVRQRKLQSRKEFNIENIAMLVPISESQVMLKKHIGCIMTHMMQLLQKCTLDWTPVTEVWSNVFIANEKTATDIVRLKEMGVTHILNAAAVKKCLKVLLGKPSKEDLLEKVNTGAKYYKGMNITYYGVPVMDDHLSDISKYFFPAAKFIHKALSKPENKVLLHCSDGVRRSPALFLAYLMIHRNLMLEDAIDCIIKMRRVRLNMGFVKQLTVLNSKLICQQKL, from the exons ATGGAGGTAGACCAGGGGCACTACCTGCTGGATGGAGGACAGAACAGGACTGGACGGGACTGGACTGGAGAAAAGACAgaatttaacaaacaacttgGTACG ATAAACTGGTTGGGGCTTATTGGTGGGGCGGGTGTGAGCAACTGCACCTGGTGCATATTGAAGAGGGTGATTGTCAACTCCCTGGCGAAGAACCATTGGAGCAGAATCAATGGAAAGACAGTGGCCACTCTTCAACTCAGAGAGGTTGTGATTGGTGAGGAGACA AATCGGCGAATCTGCTGCGGTCGTTCCATCGCATCTGGAGTCCAGGACCTGAACCAGGAAGTTGGTCACCAGATAACACG TTGTGGTGTGGCTGCACTGGACGTGAGCTGGTTTGACATCAGCAAGTACTTTTTCCCAGCTGCAGAATTCATCCATCAGGCCCTGAGTAAACCAGAGA ATAAGGTGCTGGTCCACTGCCGTCAAGGTGTCAGCCGATCCTCAACACTTTTCCTGGCATATCTGATGATCCACCATGACATGACGGTGGAGGACGCCATTGATCGCGTAATACGCGAAAGACAGATTCAACCCAACATAGGCTTTTTGAATCAGCTGACACTCCTCGATTTAAACCTTGTGAGGCAGCGAAAACTACAGTCAAGAAAGGAGTTCAACATAGAAAACATAGCGATGCTTGTTCCAATATCTGAATCTCAGGTGATGTTAAAAAAGCACATCGGTTGTATCATGACCCACATGATGCAACTCCTGCAGAAATGCACACTGGACTGGACACCAGTCACTGAGGTCTGGTCCAATGTCTTCATAGCAAATGA AAAGACAGCAACAGACATAGTCAGACTGAAGGAGATGGGTGTTACTCACATCCTGAACGCTGCAGCCGTAAAGAAGTGCCTGAAGGTGTTGTTAGGAAAGCCAAGCAAGGAAGACCTGCTAGAAAAGGTCAATACTGGAGCAAAATATTACAAAGGCATGAACATCACTTACTACGGTGTGCCTGTAATGGACGACCACTTGTCTGACATCAGCAAGTACTTCTTCCCAGCTGCCAAATTCATCCACAAGGCCCTCAGTAAACCAGAGA ATAAGGTGTTATTGCACTGCTCAGATGGCGTCAGACGCTCTCCCGCACTTTTTCTAGCGTATCTGATGATTCACCGTAATTTAATGCTGGAGGACGCCATTGACTGCATCATAAAAATGAGACGTGTCAGACTCAACATGGGCTTCGTGAAGCAGCTGACTGTCCTCAATTCAAAGCTGATTTGTCAACAAAAACTATAG